GTGAGGCCAGGGTGCCATTGTGATTTTCGCGAAAGGAAGAACGCGTTCTCCGTTATCGAGGATTTACGCGGGTCTCTCATATTGCATTGGCGGGAGGAAGGGCGTTGGAAAGATCTTCTTGAACGGTCTTCAGTTACGCTTTTGAGATGCAATAAATGCATTTGGATTCCGTCAGCAGCCCACGAAAGATTACGGACAGTTCGGGGAAGCTGGTAGCCAGGAACGACTTTTACCCCTTTGGTCTTCCTGCGGCCACGACGGGGCTTTCGGGGAGCTGGTTTTCGGGGTACGAGTTGGAGCATCAAGACACGGCCAGCACCTACACCGATGATTTGTACTTCTTGCACGCTCGCTGGTACTTCCCGCAGGTGGCGAGGTTCCTTTCCCCCGACCTCGTGCGTGGGGATGTGTTTTCTCCGCAGAGCTTTAATCTTTTCGCGTAAGTAAGTGGGAACCCAGTCAATTTCGTGGACCCGTGGGGTTTGGCGGCGCAGCAAGAGGGCGGTGGGAACGTTTCTCAGGAGAGAGACGGGTACTGTTCCGGGGATTTGGAGGATCCTGATTGCCGGACGTTTCACGAGTTTGTCGACGTGTTTGAAAAGCCGTGGCCCGGGGGGAGGCTGGGGGTGGGGGTTCCCGGGGTGTGGATTGCCAGCGTGGAGATGTACATCGACCGATACGTGGCCAGCGACACGTGTTTTGGTGAGCCGCGAATGACGAGCGATGTGATGATAGGGCTGCTCGCGCCTCCGATTAGGGGGAACCTCTGGGTTTCGAGAAACTCCCCGCAGACGTTGGCGGTGTTGCAGGAGGTGGCCAGAAGGAGCGAGCCCTGGGTGGGGTTGGGCCGAGATTATTGGGTGGGCCTAGCGCTCGTTGGCGGTCCTTTCGCGTTGCTGGAAATCAGCGGTTATGGAACCAGGTGGGATGTTACCGTGGACCCGCCACACGGAAACCTGGACCCTCACCTTCATTACGGTCCATATCTTCCTGGGGGCAAGCACCCACGGTACCATTTTGGTCCGAAAAATCCCAATTTTGGGCGAGGACGTTTCAACTGGCTGGATTGGCTTAGACGGGGGGGACCATGGCGGTGGAGATGAGGAACATCCTTTCGCAAGGGAGCTTTGATTTTGGTTGGGCTAGGCGCCTGAGTAATGAAGAGCATTTTCAAGGATTTGAGACTGCGCTCACGGAAGTTGTTCGCCTTTTGATAGAGTGGTTCGGTGTTACGCGTGCAATCTGGGAGGCAAAGAAAAGGGAGGACAATGAACGGTTTTTATCTCGCTTTCTCAAGGGCAAGGTCCCGATGGTTCATGGAATCGACATTACCAATATAGAGGCGCTGGCAGGGCTAGCTCACGATCTCTACTTTACGAACGATTCTTTTGAGTTTCGAGTAGTTCTATGGTCGGAGGACGTGGCGGTTGCGCTGGAAGGATGCTCTGATCCGATTGTTTTCTCGTTCACTGTTCGGCCGCCCCGAGGTGAAAGGTGACGTGCCATTCGAATGTCTGCAGCATGGTGGGGTGGGCTTTTGGCTGAACGTGGAAAACGGCTCGTGTAAAGTTTCTTAGGGTTAATTAAGAAAGATGCGGGCCAGGAACCACCCCTCACGGCTCCAGCTCCGTGCCGAGCTCACTCGTTGGACCGCCTGTAGAAGGTGGTGCCTGTGTCTAGCGGTTTTGGAGGGGAGATATGGACTGGGCAGGGAAAACCGCGGTGCCGGATGCTCAGTTGTTAGCTTTAGCGGAGAAACTTCGTGTAGAGGTTGGATGTGTGGAAAATGTCCCTCCGCCCGAGTGGTGGGATGAATCTGGCGAACACCCCCCTATTCTGAAACGGTGGCATTTTGTTACCAAATCGGGGGAGTGCGAATTATACGTGGGAAGAGAGGCAGCTGCCGTGTTTTGGCGCGGGCGGTATATTCGCTTTGAGTCCGAGGATTATCCCGAGTGTTCGCTGAGGGATGCCGTAGTTGAGTGCCTTTCCACAATTTTTTCGGGCGAAACCGCAAGAGATCCCGAGCCGGCACCGAAGCCATACGGCTGCGTGATGGTGCCTGTGTTTCCTTTTTTCCGGCTATTAGGGGGCGAATACCGAAGAAGGCTATCCGCGGAGCGACCCAGAGAAAGAGGTTCGCGAGCAATTGGCTGAAAGTGCCAAACCCGGGTACCACGAATTGCGGGAGCTGAGGTCAGTGACAAGTTCAAACCTTCGATGCTTTTGGCAACCTCATCGGCTACGACAAGCGGACACTTGACACGAATGCGGCGACCAACAGGCTCACGGGAGCAAGCTACGATGCCTTGGGAAACCTCCTCGCGCAAAAAAGCGGTGCGACGGAACATTCGGGGTTTTGGCTGGGTATCGCCACACCTCCGCTTACAAGCGTACCGTGCATAAACTACAGCTTGCTTTCCGAAGCACCCTCGTCCCCGTAAACTTTTTCCTCCACAAAGTGGGCGCCGGCGGCGTCATCTTCCAAGTCGCGGGCGTCGGTTTTTTGCTGGAGGAATTGCCGATAGAATTCGTGCTGAATCACTGCGCGCATGACCTCGTTGGTGCCGGTCCAAATGGTAATGAGGCGGACGTCGCGCAGAAGCCGTTCCACCGGATAAATGTTGGTGTAGCCAATGCCGCCGAGGATTTGCATGGCGTGGTTGACGACGGTCCAGGCCGTGTCGGTGGCAAACATCTTGGCCTCGGAAACCAAGCGCCGCACCAGGGAGGGGTCTTCGCCGACATCCACCGCTGCTGCTGCTCCCTGGTTGAGGGCGCGGGCGGCGTCGAGCAGCGTGAGGCTTTCGGCAATTTTGAAGGAAACGCCTTGAAACTGGCGGATCTTTTGCCCGAAGGCTCGCCGGCGGTGGGCGTAGCGGGCGGCAATTTCGATGGCAGCGCGACCCATGCCCACGGCCCCACCGGCAGAAGTGAGCCGCTCGGGGATCATCATTTGATGGAAAACCTCCGTACCCCGGCCAATCCCCGCCTCCCCTCCCACCACGTTTTCCACCGGCACCCGGCAGTCTCTAAACACCAGACGGCCGGTGCCTCCGCCGCGGGTACCCATGAGGCCGTAAACGTGATGGACCTCCACGCCCGGCCCCCGTTCCACCAGGAAGGCGGTCATCCCCTTCTTGGGGTCGGGTTCGTCGGCCAGGCGCCCGTAAATTAAAAACAGATCCGCCCCTTCCGCACCCACCACAAAGCGCTTTTGCCCGTTGAGGATGAAGCTGTTGCCGTCGCGGCGAGCGGTGGTTGTGGCGCCAAAGAAATCCGAGCCACCCCGGGGCTCAGTGAGCCCTTCGGCCACCGCCAGCTCACCTTTGAGCATGGGAACCAGGTAGCGCTGCTTTTGCTCCTCAGTTCCGAAAACCGCAATGGCCTCGCCCACGATGGAAACCAGCGACCACAGGCAAGCGAGGCTAGTGCCCAGAACCCCCACTTCCTCCAGCGCCACCATTTCCACGGTCCAAGGCAAACCACGACCGCCGTAAGCTTGCGGGAAGCGCAACCCCAAAAGGTTGCGCCGCCCCGCTTCCTGCAGGAACTCCCGGGGGAAGACCACCTTTTCCGCGTCCATGTCCAAAAGCAGCTGCCGGGGCACGGACTTCACGAAATCCCTCATTTCCTTGCGAATGGCCTGCTGCTGGGGATTTAAGGTCTTGTCGGTGAGCATGGGGAGCACCTCCCAAAGGCTATGATACTCACGAAAGCCCAGCGCTTTGCAAAGTGCGGATGTCGCGAAGGTGAGAAAAACGCTGGAGGGTAAAGGCAGGGGCCAGAAGGCAAAAACCCTGGGGCCAGCAAAAACGTAAAAACCCCCAGGAGGACCGCATGCTTCACCAGGTTGCTTGGCTTTTGCTCACAGTGGCAGCCCAGCAGGGTGGGCTTGAATTGCACCGCCTTCCGCCGCCGGTGTACCAGGTGACCATGGAGGTCACGGTGAACCCCGAAGACCGCACCCTGCGGGGCAGGGAGATGCTGCGCTGGGAAAACACCGCCAGCCAGCCCACCGACGAGCTGCAGTTTCACCTTTACTTGAACGCCTTTGCCAACGACCGCAGCACGTTTTTCCGGGAGTCCGGGGGATCGCTGCGGAACATTGGCATGCCCAAGGACGGGTGGGGGTTGATCGTGGTGGACGGCCTCAAAACCGCCGATGGCCACGATTTAAAGCCAACCGAAGAGTTCCTGCAGCCCGACGATGGCAACCCCGACGATCGCACGGTGGTGCGCTACCGGTTGCCGGGGCCGTTGCCACCCGGTGAAACGGTGGCGCTGGAGATCAACTTCCACGGCCGGCTCCCCCGGGTTTTTGCCCGCAACGGGATTCACCGCGATTTCATTCTGGCCGCGCAGTGGTTTCCCAAAATTGCGGTTTTCGAGGATGCTGGTGTGCGGGGACGGAAAGAGGCCGGCTGGAACTGCCATCAGTACCACGCCCACAGCGAGTTTTACGCCGATTTTGGCAACTACGATGTGACCGTGATCTTGCCTGCCCGCTACGCCGGAAAAATTGGTGCTACCGGAAGAAAGGTTGAAGAAAAAGTCGAGGCCGACAGGGTCACTGCGCGCTTCGTGCAGGAAGGGGTAACGGATTTTGCCTGGACCGCCGACCCGCGCTATGTGGTGGTGGAGGACTTCTTCGATCCCAAGCGGGATGTGCCAAAAGAAAAACAGCAAGAGCTGGCAAGGCTTTTGGGTGTGCCGCCGGAGGAGCTGAACCTCTCTCCGGTGGCCATTACGCTCTTGCTGCAACCGGCCAACCGCGCCCAGGCGCAACGGTACCTTGAGGCGGTGAAGGTGGCCATGTGGGGGTACGGGCTGCGCCTGGGCGCTTATCCCTACCCGCACATTACGCTGGTGGATCCGCCCCGGGGCGCCATGGGGGCCGGCGGCATGGAGTACATGACGTTCATTACCCTGGGCACCCACCCTCTTTTTAACCTGCCTTTCTTTCGGGAAATTCGCTCGCCTGAAGGGGTCACCATTCACGAGTTTGGCCATAACTACTGGATGGGCATGATTGCCTCCAACGAGTTTGAAGAATCCTGGTTGGACGAGGGCATCAACAGCTTTTACGACATGATCATCATGGACGAGGTGTACGGCGCGGAGCAGCGTTTTTTGGGCTTGGAGGTTTCGGCCTTCGAGAGCAACCGCGCGCCTTTGCGCCCGGAGCAATACTCCGACCCCATGGTGCGGGAAGCGTGGAAGTTTCGGCCCGGGACTTACGGTTTTCATTCCTACCCGCGGCCGGCTGTGACCCTCAAAAACCTGGAGGGCCTGGTGGGCCCTGCGGCTTTCCATCGGGCCATGCGGCGTTTCTTCCGCGAGTGGCAGTTTCGCCACCCATCCAGCGAAGATTTCATTAAGTCCTTTCAGGAATCGGTGGGGCAGGACCTTTCCTGGTTTTTCTCGCAAGCTTTTTATTCCCCGGCCGCCCTGGATTACGGGGTACGCAGCGTGGACTGCAAAAAGCTAAGCAAGCAAAAGGGGTACGTTTTTGGCAACGGCGAGCCCACGCTGGCACCGGCCGAGAAGGAGGAGAAGGGCAGCGAAGACAAAGCCCCGTACCGTTCCCGGGTGGTGCTGGAACGACTGGGGGAGTTTGTGCACCCGGTGGAGGTGGAGCTGGTGTTTGCCGATGGCAGCCGGCAGCGCCACCGGTGGGACGGGCGGGAAAAGTGGACGGTCATTGGAGTCGTCACGCCTTCCGAGCTGGTTTCCGCGGAAGTAGACCCCGATCATATCATGGCCTTGGATTGCAACCGGCTCAACAACAGCAAGTGTGTGGAAGCTTTTTGGACACCGGTGGCCAAAGCGGTGGTGCACCTCATGTTTTGGGTGCAAAACGTGTTAAGCCTTGCGGGGCTTTTGGGGTGAGTATGAAATCCATTCACGTGTTTTCCGAAGGTTTGCGGCAGGCAAGTAAGCGGCCCAAGCTGGTGCTGGTGCTTTACCTGGTGCCGCTCGTTGGAGCTCTGGCGCTTTCTTTTTTGGCATGGGCAAGCCTTGCTCCCGCTCTGGGTCATTCCTTGTTTGCCCAGGAGGTGATTGCGGGGCGGTGGTTTGGCGTCTGGCAGGATTTTGCTAAAAGCCCGGAAAACCACCTGTCGTTGGTGATTGGTCCCGGTCTGGCTTTGGCGTTTTTTGCAACGGTAATATTGCAGGTACTGCTTTCCGCCGGCGTCATCACCTCGTTATTCGGCGACCGCGCCGCTCGCGGTGGCGATTTCTTCACCGGCATACGGCATTTTGCCTGGCCTTTTTTCCGGAGTTTTCTCTGGTTTTTCATTGGGTTCGCCCTGGCGGCCGGGGCTTGTGGGGTGGTCATGCAGAGGTTTTTCAAGCTTGCGGAAAATCAGGCCGATGCCCGCTGGGATGTGGTGGGTGTGCTGGTTGGCAGCTTGCTGTTTGCCTTGCTTTACGTGCCCCTGCGGGGAGCGTACGAGCTTTCGCGCATGGCCGTGGTACGTCACGGGGACAGAAAAACGTTGCGGGGTTTTTTCCGGGCCCTGGGCTCGGTGCTGCGGCATCCGCTGCTGTTTTTCCCGCTCTATGCCGCTTTCTTCATGGCCGTCGTTGCCCTGCACGGAGCTTTCGGCCTGGTGCGCTCCGAGTTTACCGTCAGCAATTGGCTTGGAATTTTCGCGGTGGCCCTGGCCCACCAGCTCGTGATGGCAGTGCGGGCTTTTCTTCAGCTGGGCTTTATGGCGGCCAACAAAGAGGCCTACCTTCTGCTTGGAGAAGCAGGCTACTGTCAACCAAAGACCCAACCCCAGCAAGCTGTAGCGGAACCGTCCCCGGTGGAGGATGTTTTTGCCTAGCCCCCCGGTGGGTTGGGGACCCTGGGTTGTGCCTGAGACGGAGTTTCGGTAGTCTCCCCGCGACTGGGAGGGGTAGGGGTCCTTGGAGAAAGCGTACTTAGCCCTGGCCGATGGCCGTGTGTTCGAAGGGTTCATGCATGGGCCGGGAGAAGCCTCCGGGGAGGTGGTTTTTAACACCTCCATGTTCGGCTACCAGGAGATGCTCACCGACCCTTCCTACCGGGGGCAAATTCTGGTGTTGACCACCCCGCACGTGGGGGTGGTGGGGACCAACCCCGAGGATTGGGAAAGCCGCCACGTATGGGCGGCGGCTCTGGTGGTGGCGGACCTGGTGGCCGAGCCTTCCTCCTGGCGTTCCCGGGCCAGCTTGCCGGAGTTCTTGGCGCAAGCGGGGGTGCCGGTGGGTTTCGGGTTTGACACCCGGGCGTTGGTGCTTCACCTGCGCCAGCACGGCAGCCTGCCGGGGGTGTTGGTGGCGGGGGTGGACGCCCCACAAGCTCAAGCTTTGGCCCGCAAGGCCCGTTCCACCGACGGTTTGGATTTAACGGAGGAGGTGAGCACCGGTGAAATCCAGCGCTTTTCCGAGGGTCCTTGGCGGCGGCGGGTGCCCCCCGGTCAGGTGCGGGTGGGCGTTTTGGATTTTGGCGTGAAAGCGTCCATTTTGCGGGAGCTGGTGGCGGCGGGAGCCGAAGTGCTGGTGATCCCGGGAAAGCGTGGTCTGGACGACATCCCTGAGGACCTGGACGGGCTGGTGGTTTCCAACGGTCCGGGAGACCCGGCGGCGGTGGCCCACGCGGTGCGGTGGCTAGAGAAAAACCTGGGGCGCCTTCCGATCCTTGGCATTTGCCTTGGGCACCAGCTTTTGGGTCTTGCGCTGGGGGGCCGCACCTACAAGCTCAAGTTTGGGCATCACGGCGCCAACCATCCGGTGCGGGACGAACGCACCAGGGCCGTGTGGATTACCTCGCAAAACCACAACTACGCGGTGGCGGCGGAGAGCTTGCCGTCGGAGGTGCAGGTGACCATGGTCAACCTCACCGA
This sequence is a window from Thermoanaerobaculum aquaticum. Protein-coding genes within it:
- the carA gene encoding glutamine-hydrolyzing carbamoyl-phosphate synthase small subunit — encoded protein: MEKAYLALADGRVFEGFMHGPGEASGEVVFNTSMFGYQEMLTDPSYRGQILVLTTPHVGVVGTNPEDWESRHVWAAALVVADLVAEPSSWRSRASLPEFLAQAGVPVGFGFDTRALVLHLRQHGSLPGVLVAGVDAPQAQALARKARSTDGLDLTEEVSTGEIQRFSEGPWRRRVPPGQVRVGVLDFGVKASILRELVAAGAEVLVIPGKRGLDDIPEDLDGLVVSNGPGDPAAVAHAVRWLEKNLGRLPILGICLGHQLLGLALGGRTYKLKFGHHGANHPVRDERTRAVWITSQNHNYAVAAESLPSEVQVTMVNLTDGSVEGLLAHEVWAEGIQFHPEAGPGPHDALGVFGQFVQRCLAFREHKR
- a CDS encoding M1 family metallopeptidase, with the translated sequence MLHQVAWLLLTVAAQQGGLELHRLPPPVYQVTMEVTVNPEDRTLRGREMLRWENTASQPTDELQFHLYLNAFANDRSTFFRESGGSLRNIGMPKDGWGLIVVDGLKTADGHDLKPTEEFLQPDDGNPDDRTVVRYRLPGPLPPGETVALEINFHGRLPRVFARNGIHRDFILAAQWFPKIAVFEDAGVRGRKEAGWNCHQYHAHSEFYADFGNYDVTVILPARYAGKIGATGRKVEEKVEADRVTARFVQEGVTDFAWTADPRYVVVEDFFDPKRDVPKEKQQELARLLGVPPEELNLSPVAITLLLQPANRAQAQRYLEAVKVAMWGYGLRLGAYPYPHITLVDPPRGAMGAGGMEYMTFITLGTHPLFNLPFFREIRSPEGVTIHEFGHNYWMGMIASNEFEESWLDEGINSFYDMIIMDEVYGAEQRFLGLEVSAFESNRAPLRPEQYSDPMVREAWKFRPGTYGFHSYPRPAVTLKNLEGLVGPAAFHRAMRRFFREWQFRHPSSEDFIKSFQESVGQDLSWFFSQAFYSPAALDYGVRSVDCKKLSKQKGYVFGNGEPTLAPAEKEEKGSEDKAPYRSRVVLERLGEFVHPVEVELVFADGSRQRHRWDGREKWTVIGVVTPSELVSAEVDPDHIMALDCNRLNNSKCVEAFWTPVAKAVVHLMFWVQNVLSLAGLLG
- a CDS encoding acyl-CoA dehydrogenase family protein — protein: MLTDKTLNPQQQAIRKEMRDFVKSVPRQLLLDMDAEKVVFPREFLQEAGRRNLLGLRFPQAYGGRGLPWTVEMVALEEVGVLGTSLACLWSLVSIVGEAIAVFGTEEQKQRYLVPMLKGELAVAEGLTEPRGGSDFFGATTTARRDGNSFILNGQKRFVVGAEGADLFLIYGRLADEPDPKKGMTAFLVERGPGVEVHHVYGLMGTRGGGTGRLVFRDCRVPVENVVGGEAGIGRGTEVFHQMMIPERLTSAGGAVGMGRAAIEIAARYAHRRRAFGQKIRQFQGVSFKIAESLTLLDAARALNQGAAAAVDVGEDPSLVRRLVSEAKMFATDTAWTVVNHAMQILGGIGYTNIYPVERLLRDVRLITIWTGTNEVMRAVIQHEFYRQFLQQKTDARDLEDDAAGAHFVEEKVYGDEGASESKL
- a CDS encoding efflux RND transporter permease subunit, yielding MKSIHVFSEGLRQASKRPKLVLVLYLVPLVGALALSFLAWASLAPALGHSLFAQEVIAGRWFGVWQDFAKSPENHLSLVIGPGLALAFFATVILQVLLSAGVITSLFGDRAARGGDFFTGIRHFAWPFFRSFLWFFIGFALAAGACGVVMQRFFKLAENQADARWDVVGVLVGSLLFALLYVPLRGAYELSRMAVVRHGDRKTLRGFFRALGSVLRHPLLFFPLYAAFFMAVVALHGAFGLVRSEFTVSNWLGIFAVALAHQLVMAVRAFLQLGFMAANKEAYLLLGEAGYCQPKTQPQQAVAEPSPVEDVFA